The Ananas comosus cultivar F153 linkage group 22, ASM154086v1, whole genome shotgun sequence genome segment CCTCGATACTAGTCTACTGCAAAAGTAAGCGTCTAATATTCCTCACTAACATCAAAATTTGCAAGATGGAGCATTGAAGATCTTACCCCCAATTATATTCACATTGCTGCTTTTCACGATAGCGAGGCAATATGCAACTAGAGTACGGGGCTAATCAGGAAAAAAGATGACATGAGTTAGTGACCCAATCATTAGGTGAGATAATAGTGTAGCATATGCTGTAATATCTTTACCTGGGTGTTGTAGAGAAGAGCATAAGGGTGCAAAACAGGGTATAAGTTGCCATTTTTCGTTATAAAACCCATCTCGAGAGTACTAACTGTAGTTTGATTCTGACTGCAAGAAGCAACCAATAAATGTATCAGGTAACAATGTATCTCAATGGAATCGGACTGGAATGCATGTGTCACATCAGCTTTGAGATCCACGTGCAACGATTTGGAGAGAATCTTAATGCGCATTGAGAGTACATCTTGAGACAAGCACGTGATCTCGAGGCCGATCTGATGCACAAAAAAGCAGAAGCATCAGCAACCTGATGCTtccaaaagtattctagcccaattcCTCTACATgtgacaaagaaaaaataacttttctaTTTCTTGCATGTAATTACCCCAAACGGTAACAGTATTCAAAAGGTACAGAAGGATCGGACGTGAACCGGCTCCCTTTAACCTGGGAAGTGAACTATAAAAGAAAAGCCAGTGTAAGAAATATGAAGATAGCAAGGAATCCAAATTCACAATTAACTAAATACTTACCGCCTGTCCAAGCTGTGTGTAAAGTGGATCAGCCAACAACGTGATGGAGGTGCCAGAATCAACGAGAGCATAGACCTCCGCTTGTGTAGTCTTATTCCCAACTTGTAGTCCTGTTATACTAATATTGTACTGTGGACTGGAGAGGAATGATTAACTAATAAGTAAATAATAAGATATCGcacaaaaagaaaagttatttcTTGGTCTTTGTGCAAGAAACGTCACATATCTGCTTTTCCTATATTTGCAAAAACATGACAACTACTTTGCTTTTGCAATTGCAGAATTATCTCACTTTTCAACTTTTAGGGCCAACAGCACCTCTACTACAAGACCACAATGTGCAGTTCTAAATTATTGATACACATTTTCTAAGGATAATGCAAAGTTTTGGATGATTGATGTACAGTTTCAAAAGTATGCAATCATAGCTCAAAACTACGCATCCATCACTCAAAACTGCGCATCATGGTCCTGTAGTAGAGATGCAGTTCAGACCTGCCAGCTGGAAAATTATCCGACTGCGTGCATAAAAGAAAGTACTTACTATGAATTATCCACATTGAATGGAGTTTCATCTTGGCCCGCACTACCTTTGTCCCCAAAATTGATTCTCCCAATACCATCACTTCCAAAGCACATGGAAAAGGAATTTGAAGTGAGCCCTTTGCTTGATAAAATGCTGGGAACAGATGTCTTCTTCATACCAAGCCCAAAGAGGCCATTAGGAGCTGCAGCATCCAGAAATGACCCGGTCTGAAACTGTCCACAGCTGCAGAAGTCACAATAGGAACACAATTACATGGGAATGAACATAAAAGTGAAAAGGCACAATTTCCAGAGGGGTGTCCTTTGGTCAATTTGGTTCAATTTTGGAGGTCTTTTTTGTACCGAACCAAACCAAAATAATTTCAGTTCAGTTCAGGTTGGCTAGTTTATTCAGTTTGGGTAGGAAATCCCACTAAGGCTAAATATGTGTCACAAAAGTTTATGACGTACATGAATATAATTAATCTTATCTAATAAAACTTAAATCTGACAATAGAAGCAGTTATGCTCTCTACAATTTTTTGATGACCATCTAACAACTAATATGTATCAAACTACTTAAATGACTTGGTTTAGCCCGTTAAAGCAGTTTGGACTGAATAGTGTACGCCCATAGGACGAAAGAAAATTACTATCAAATTAACTACAgcttattttaatttactactATAATGTACAGATGTAACACTTAAAGGCCAGGCGGTCACCATTCCAATTTAAAATCGCAACAAAAATGAATACTTGCCTATCATGTGAACCAATTAACAATCATAAAAAGAGATGATATGAGATTAACCAATTAAAACATTATTTACATTTAGCTGCATATTTCTACATGCTTAATATAATGGTAACCTTCGTGGTAAAGTTTTATGGTTTCAACCACAGAATAATAAGGTAAAATCAGACTACACCACATGGTGCAGACGCGTTGTTTTCCTGTAGATTGAACATGCTACTATTGATGGTCAAAGAAGCCTTACCCAAATACAACAGGAGCTTCGACAATTTTCGATCTAGCATCCTCTTGTGTGAAATACAAAACATCCTCGACTAGTACGCCAGAAGTCGAAGTGTTTTCAGTCATATATTCAACAACGTAAGGGCAACTGCTGTTAGCTCCAGTGCAAGTGCTGCGGAGATCACAGAAGCTGCTGCTGCAAGGAACCTTCTTGCTTGTCGAAGATTGAGAGGGACTATAGATGTTGAACTCGAAGTtctattcaaattaaaaaaaaaaaaaggtcaatgGGATGAACAATTAAAAAAGTTCTTCAAGGTAAAGCGGATGCATTTCAGGCTCTTTGGAATGAAGTaaccatcatatatatagatTCTGATATACTAATTCCCATTAAAACAACTAGAAATCGTGAAGAAAGATTCAATTTTTTGGTACTACTCCCATAACGTAACTGTGAGATCAAAATGATCATTTGGGTTGTTGATCAGGAGACCTCAAATCCACTAGATTCATTGAAGCTGGACATATTATTCAAatggaaaagagaaggaaatgaTCCAAATAGAGAATTCGTAGAGAGCTCACAAAGGGCGAGGTGGTGGGCGCGCACTGCTTGCAATCGCAGGGCACCCAAAAGAGATCGCTTCCTGTGTCCAGCGCCACCAGGAACGTCACGTTCGGAGTTCCCAACTCCAGGAATGCATAATACAACCTACCATTAGAAGAAAAGGAAGTTGCAAAATTGCAGgctttagtaaaattttttggaGATTCAATCAaatttaggccctgtttggtagtcagaataagttatccaatTATAACTTATTTCGTATGATGATTTTCTTGTGCGATTTGAAgctagaaatttaatttttgcttcTTAGAAAATCTTGGCATCTATGATTTAGTTGGATAGCATACTTCACCTACAAGGTAATTCatcttattccaaaaaaatgACTAGAAGATCGAATATGGTATCTATTCTAGACAATTGATCACGCTCCTCACCTACCAAATACTATAAGCTTCTTCAGTAAATAGAAGGGATATgcggaataaaatattcattcATCCAAGCAGGACCTTAATGACTTTGATCgcattttaacaaataaaactgAAAGATTTAACTGCTAATACATAATTGAGCTattgaattaataaaatttcCAAACCCAACCTAGTCGAATAACTTTAATcaaaacaataagaaaaaaaatgaacaccatcatcaaaatgaaaaagaaaaagtttaggagcttatttcaaaatttgtctaTCATAGCGTGGGTCCGAGCACATCTTAGGCCAGATTTGGTACCGCAGTGGCTAAAGCACCCATTTCACACTTCGAAAAGGCCCGggaaaaaaaactcaaaactgtTTTGTATCTTCCTTTCTCGATATACTATGGCCTACTTTGGTAACATGGTAAAAGACCACTTTTTATACtcgaaaaatctaaaaaattcaaaagcacttTCAATCTTCACTCATCCAATACTATAAAATTGGAGTTGCGACCGCCACCGGAGAAGGTTTCGGCTGCGATTTTATAACATTATAGTAGAAAAGATTGGAGGCGTTTTTGAACTTCTTGGttctttgaaaataaaaaaattaaaaatgatgcTTTAGCCACAACATTATCAAAGCAGAAGCTGTTCAATTTGTTCGGGCCTTCCAAAGTTCGACGACGAGTGGCTTTGGCAACACAATCCCAAACTCGGACTTTTTAAGGGTCTCGAAAAAAACCCTAGATAGAGATGGATGGGGAGTGTCCGTACAGTCCGAGGGAGCTGAGGCGGAAGGTGGAGTTCCCGTCGGCGAAGGCGAGCTCGGGGgtgggggcgggggcgggggcggcggcgtcgccggcgaggttgcggcggtggaggaggagggccTGGTCGTGGCGAGCGAGGGCTGCGTAGTACTCGGCGGAGCCCTGGGGGGCCTCGGGCCACCAGGCGCCGGGGTGGCGGCGCGACTCGGCCCACCGCCGCACCGGCTCGGAGAAGCGGTGGTGGATATCGAACCCGagcgccgcggcggaggaggcggcggcggcggcagcggagaggaggaggaggagaaggaggagggggagaggggaaGGAGACGCCAttagaggaggagaagaggaggtggaggaggaggaggagagggtttAAGGGGGCGAGGCATTTGAGGGGAATTAGGGTTTGTAGGGTTTcaacgtagagagagagagagagagagagaaagagagagagagagaagacgcGTTGACTCGGAACGGGGTGGACCGCCGAGTCGAGTCGtcgggagaggaagaagaagagaacgGGGACAGGGATGGTCGTCGACGGTAAAATTGTAACATAACCCCCTGTAGTTTCCTGATATTGTTTCCTACGTTTTCCTTTTAGTAAATTGTATAGAGACCCCTGAACTATAGTCTATTTTGAAATCCCCttcttagcttttttttttgataaaaatatataaaatttatctaaactataaacGATTTTGAAACAAGTTCCTAAtctttcaaaagttttgatGTTACTAGCGAGCCtgtcaatttatttgatttggtcCATCAACAATGCTTTGGCTCTAAAATTtgtaagctaattatttatttaaataaatttatagttacgataACGTATGCTAACTAAATCTgaaaaaattaatgatatattaaaatttttgaaatcaaaatgcCATAAAAAGTTTagcagtaaaatcaaaatttttaaaaattagatagctgttttaaaataatatatagttcgcgtaagttctgtacgtttttttcttttactcttttttgtGACCAAGTTCGGAATTAAGTGATTTCGgctgaataaattaaaaaatttactaaatttattaataattttgtaaaactttaaaattattctAACAAAATACCAGAAGATATTCAGATAACACAAGGGCTATTCATGCATTTTACTCTCCAAATCACGTTGTACCAccacaattataaaaattagctcaactattcttttttctttttttttttttagttgcaCTTTGATAATTTGTATTTTTGCGTATTTTGTAGCTTGTGGTGATCACGCCAATAAATACTGCactactaacaaaataaattattttgatattaatattgAATGACATGAAAAgaatatttgaattaaaatttttcaaacttttaatttctgcATAAAGAATTACTACATAAATATTCGGCTCTGGTCCTTGACATATCatttttttctcaatattttcttattctGCAAGTTTATACACCGTCGTGGTCGTCGTCATTGTCCTCGTCTTTATTGTTTTGAGAGAGATGTATCTAAATTTTTggcttacaattttttttctatctacttaatagaaaattctttcgGTGTCGATTCACCGTGTCGTCggggttaaaaataaaaagtaaacttttaaatacattcgcactttttcactttaatattctgtaatttaaaatgtatcaatttagtatcatatgattttattttatttctttttattagctttttcgttaacatttcgttaaattatatacaaagaATTTCAGATatctcatctagatttatcgaatatttattttagtaccctttagttttaactttgtcactgatttaataaaaaaaaatagtggagagaatactaaaaaaaaaaaaaaactatggggtactaaaataaaaaaagtgagaaactgtAGGATGGCGTTCGAaggtttttcaaaataaaagaaggGGTAGAAAATTTGAGATAAACcgaaatttttcatttttgtttttcatttttttgtggTTAGTGAAACAACTTCGACCTATGCTAACATTGtcctgaaattttattttatttttatttttccacccCTCCCTTTTAACCCGAACGATACGGTGGATCGacattaaacaatttttttattaagaaaaaaattaaaagtcatAGATGAGAACTTAAATATGTGTCTCTCTCAAAAAGACGAAGACGAGGACGCGGACGCGGACGCGGACGACGATTAAGTAAGTAGAATGCGAAAAATTTGAATAAGAAAAGCACATGAACAACTGAAGTAAATGTTTGTGAAGACTTATATGAAGTCTTGGCCGTGATGTTTAGAGTGCTTGCTTGACACAGACATCTGAAAATAGCTTTTCAAGTCTTTTATGTAGAAAttaaaaaggccaatttgcataaaaaatctacttattttcTGATTCTGCATACTTATGCACTGTCGCGatcgtcgtcctcgtcctcaTCTTTGTTGTTTTGAGAGAGATATATCTAAATTGTCACTTACAGTATTCTTTTTGTTTACTTAATAGAAAAATCTTTCGGTGTCGATTCACCGTGTCGTCgggttaaaaataaaagcaaaaactttaaataccacccatgtggtttcgtacttttttattttaatattctgtaatttaaaatatatcaatttaatatcatatgattttattttttcttttcgtcagctcctccattaatatttcgttaaattatatacaaagaacttcagataccctatttAGGTTTATTGAATGTCcattttagtactttttagttttaattctgtcactgatttaataaaaaaaattagtagagggaataataaaaagataaaaatgaaactacataatactaaattaatacattttaaattatagggtactgaaataaaaaaaatgtgaaaccgcagagatggtatttgaaggtttttcaaaataaaaagaggagtagaaaatttgggataaaccgaaatttttcatttttgtttttcatttttttgtggTTAGTGAAACAACTTCGACCTATGTTACCATTAtcctgaaattttattttatttttatttttccacccCTCCCTTTTAACCCCAACGATACGGTGGATCGacattaaacaatttttttattaagaaaaaaaataaaggtcaTAGATAGAACTTAAATATGTGTCTCTCTCAAAAAGACGAGGACGCGGACGAGGACGCGGACGCGGACGCGGACGCGGTGGACGATTAAGTAAGTGGAATGTGAAAAATTTGAATAAGAAAAGCACGCGAACAACTGAAGTAAATGTTTGTGAAGACTTATATGAAGTCTTGGCCGTGATGTTTA includes the following:
- the LOC109727447 gene encoding aspartyl protease family protein 1-like: MASPSPLPLLLLLLLLSAAAAAASSAAALGFDIHHRFSEPVRRWAESRRHPGAWWPEAPQGSAEYYAALARHDQALLLHRRNLAGDAAAPAPAPTPELAFADGNSTFRLSSLGLLYYAFLELGTPNVTFLVALDTGSDLFWVPCDCKQCAPTTSPFNFEFNIYSPSQSSTSKKVPCSSSFCDLRSTCTGANSSCPYVVEYMTENTSTSGVLVEDVLYFTQEDARSKIVEAPVVFGCGQFQTGSFLDAAAPNGLFGLGMKKTSVPSILSSKGLTSNSFSMCFGSDGIGRINFGDKGSAGQDETPFNVDNSYPQYNISITGLQVGNKTTQAEVYALVDSGTSITLLADPLYTQLGQAFTSQVKGSRFTSDPSVPFEYCYRLGQNQTTVSTLEMGFITKNGNLYPVLHPYALLYNTQPRTLVAYCLAIVKSSNVNIIGENFMIGLRLVFDRERLVLGWEKFNCYNDTSSSTLPVNGNSSAPAPAAFAPSSFTPEATKQKPNNAQAPAAPPRSSHSSHLNVMANKFLVLFLLVVAIL